From a region of the Gordonia sp. PP30 genome:
- a CDS encoding DNA-directed RNA polymerase subunit beta, translating into MALDRQSTSTTSTGSIPGAPRRVSFAKIDEPLEVPGLLDLQLDSFEWLIGSPEWRAKAIARGEENPAGGLEEVLRELSPIEDFSSSMSLSFSEPHFDEVKASIDECKDKDMTYSAPLFVTAEFINNNTGEIKSQTVFMGEFPMMTDKGSFIINGTERVVVSQLVRSPGVYFDETIDKATEKTLHAVKVIPSRGAWLEFDIDKRDSVGVRIDRKRRQSVTMLLQALGLTREEITERFGFSEIMMSTLEKDHTNNQDEALLEVYRKLRPGEPPTKESAESLLENMFFKEKRYDLARVGRYKINKKLGLTDNPMFGESVLTREDIVATVEYLVRLHETDPRSATVPMMMGPGGVEVPVEVDDIDHFGNRRLRTVGELIQNQIRLGLSRMERVVRERMTTQDAEAITPQTLINIRPVVAAIKEFFGTSQLSQFMDQNNPLSGLTHKRRLSALGPGGLSRERAGLEVRDVHPSHYGRMCPIETPEGPNIGLIGSLSVYARVNPFGFIETPYRKVVDGKVTDQIEYMTADEEDRYLIGQANTSYDADGRITDERVLVRIKGAEVEFVPADAVQYLDVSPRQMVSVATAMIPFLEHDDANRALMGANMQRQAVPLVRSESPLVGTGMELRAAVDAGDVIVTTETGVVEEVSADYITVMADDGTRQSYRLRKFERSNHGTCANQVPIVDEGQRVEAGQVLADGPCTDQGEMALGKNLLVAIMPWEGHNYEDAIILSQRLVEEDTLTSIHIEEYEIDARDTKLGAEEITRDIPNVSDEVLADLDERGIVRIGAEVRDGDILVGKVTPKGETELTPEERLLRAIFGEKAREVRDTSLKVPHGETGKVIGVRVFSRDDDDDLAPGVNELVRVYVAQKRKIQDGDKLAGRHGNKGVIGKILPQEDMPFLPDGTPVDIILNTHGVPRRMNIGQILETHLGWVAKAGWNIDVAGGVPEWAERLPEELYSVEPDTNTATPVFDGARDTELAGILGSTLPNRDGDVMVNGDGKAILFDGRSGEPFPYPVSVGYMYIIKLHHLVDDKIHARSTGPYSMITQQPLGGKAQFGGQRFGEMECWAMQAYGAAYTLQELLTIKSDDVVGRVKVYEAIVKGENIPEPGIPESFKVLLKELQSLCLNVEVLSSDGAAIAMADDDDEDLERAAANLGINLSRNESATLDDLAN; encoded by the coding sequence TGCAGCTGGACTCGTTCGAGTGGCTGATCGGCTCGCCGGAATGGCGGGCGAAGGCGATCGCCCGGGGCGAGGAGAACCCCGCCGGCGGACTCGAAGAGGTCCTCCGCGAACTGTCTCCCATCGAGGACTTCTCGTCGTCGATGTCTCTGTCGTTCTCCGAGCCGCACTTCGACGAGGTCAAGGCCTCGATCGATGAGTGCAAGGACAAGGACATGACCTACTCGGCGCCGCTGTTCGTCACCGCCGAGTTCATCAACAACAACACCGGTGAGATCAAGTCTCAGACGGTCTTCATGGGCGAGTTCCCGATGATGACCGACAAGGGCAGCTTCATCATCAACGGCACCGAGCGCGTCGTGGTCAGCCAGTTGGTCCGCAGCCCGGGCGTCTACTTCGACGAGACCATCGACAAGGCCACCGAGAAGACCCTGCACGCGGTCAAGGTGATCCCGAGCCGCGGTGCGTGGCTCGAGTTCGACATCGACAAGCGCGATTCGGTCGGTGTCCGCATCGACCGCAAGCGCCGCCAGTCGGTCACCATGCTGCTGCAGGCCCTCGGCCTCACCCGCGAGGAGATCACCGAGCGCTTCGGCTTCTCCGAGATCATGATGTCGACCCTGGAGAAGGATCACACCAACAACCAGGACGAGGCGCTGCTGGAGGTCTACCGCAAGCTGCGTCCGGGCGAGCCGCCGACCAAGGAGTCCGCCGAGAGCCTCCTGGAGAACATGTTCTTCAAGGAGAAGCGCTACGACCTGGCGCGCGTCGGCCGCTACAAGATCAACAAGAAGCTCGGTCTCACCGACAACCCGATGTTCGGCGAGTCGGTGCTGACCCGCGAGGACATCGTCGCGACCGTCGAGTACCTGGTGCGCCTGCACGAGACCGACCCGCGCAGCGCCACCGTGCCGATGATGATGGGCCCGGGCGGCGTCGAGGTGCCGGTCGAGGTCGACGACATCGACCACTTCGGCAACCGTCGCCTGCGTACCGTCGGCGAGCTGATCCAGAACCAGATCCGGCTGGGTCTCTCGCGCATGGAGCGCGTCGTCCGCGAGCGGATGACCACCCAGGACGCCGAGGCCATCACCCCGCAGACCCTGATCAACATCCGTCCCGTCGTGGCGGCGATCAAGGAGTTCTTCGGCACCAGCCAGCTGTCGCAGTTCATGGACCAGAACAACCCGCTGTCGGGTCTCACCCACAAGCGCCGCCTGTCGGCGCTGGGCCCGGGTGGTCTGAGCCGTGAGCGCGCCGGCCTCGAGGTGCGCGACGTGCACCCGTCGCACTACGGCCGCATGTGCCCCATCGAGACCCCGGAAGGCCCGAACATCGGCCTGATCGGCTCGCTCTCGGTGTACGCGCGGGTCAACCCGTTCGGCTTCATCGAGACGCCGTACCGCAAGGTCGTCGACGGCAAGGTCACCGACCAGATCGAGTACATGACCGCCGATGAGGAGGATCGCTACCTGATCGGTCAGGCCAACACGTCGTACGACGCCGACGGCCGCATCACCGACGAGCGCGTCCTGGTCCGTATCAAGGGCGCCGAGGTGGAGTTCGTGCCGGCCGACGCCGTCCAGTACCTGGACGTCAGCCCGCGCCAGATGGTGTCCGTCGCGACCGCGATGATCCCGTTCCTGGAGCACGACGACGCCAACCGTGCCCTGATGGGCGCCAACATGCAGCGTCAGGCGGTGCCGCTGGTCCGCAGCGAGTCGCCGCTGGTCGGTACCGGCATGGAGCTGCGCGCCGCGGTCGACGCCGGTGACGTGATCGTCACCACCGAGACCGGTGTGGTGGAGGAGGTCTCGGCCGACTACATCACCGTGATGGCCGACGACGGCACCCGCCAGAGCTACCGTCTGCGCAAGTTCGAGCGGTCCAACCACGGCACCTGCGCCAACCAGGTCCCGATCGTGGACGAGGGACAGCGTGTCGAGGCCGGCCAGGTGCTGGCCGACGGCCCCTGCACCGACCAGGGCGAGATGGCGCTGGGCAAGAACCTGCTCGTGGCGATCATGCCGTGGGAGGGTCACAACTACGAGGACGCGATCATCCTGTCGCAGCGCCTCGTGGAGGAGGACACCCTCACCTCGATCCACATCGAGGAGTACGAGATCGACGCCCGCGACACCAAGCTCGGTGCCGAGGAGATCACCCGGGACATCCCGAACGTCTCCGACGAGGTGCTGGCCGATCTCGACGAGCGCGGCATCGTCCGCATCGGTGCCGAGGTCCGCGACGGCGACATCCTGGTCGGCAAGGTCACCCCGAAGGGCGAGACCGAGCTGACCCCGGAGGAGCGGCTGCTCCGCGCGATCTTCGGTGAGAAGGCGCGCGAGGTCCGCGACACGTCGCTCAAGGTGCCCCACGGCGAGACCGGCAAGGTGATCGGTGTCCGCGTGTTCAGCCGCGACGACGACGATGACCTGGCGCCCGGCGTCAACGAGCTGGTCCGCGTCTACGTGGCCCAGAAGCGCAAGATCCAGGACGGCGACAAGCTCGCCGGCCGGCACGGCAACAAGGGCGTCATCGGCAAGATCCTCCCGCAGGAGGACATGCCGTTCCTGCCCGACGGCACCCCGGTCGACATCATCCTGAACACCCACGGTGTCCCGCGTCGTATGAACATCGGCCAGATCCTGGAGACCCACCTCGGGTGGGTCGCCAAGGCCGGCTGGAACATCGACGTCGCGGGCGGCGTGCCGGAGTGGGCCGAGCGCCTGCCGGAGGAGCTGTACTCGGTGGAGCCCGACACCAACACCGCCACCCCGGTGTTCGACGGTGCCCGCGACACCGAGCTCGCCGGCATCCTCGGGTCGACGCTGCCCAACCGTGACGGCGACGTCATGGTGAACGGCGACGGCAAGGCGATCCTGTTCGACGGCCGCTCCGGCGAGCCGTTCCCGTACCCGGTGTCGGTCGGCTACATGTACATCATCAAGCTGCACCACCTGGTGGACGACAAGATCCACGCCCGTTCGACCGGTCCGTACTCGATGATCACCCAGCAGCCGCTCGGTGGTAAGGCGCAGTTCGGTGGTCAGCGTTTCGGTGAGATGGAGTGCTGGGCCATGCAGGCCTACGGCGCGGCCTACACGCTGCAGGAGCTCCTGACCATCAAGTCCGACGACGTCGTCGGCCGCGTGAAGGTCTACGAGGCCATCGTCAAGGGCGAGAACATCCCGGAGCCGGGTATCCCGGAGTCGTTCAAGGTGCTCCTCAAGGAACTCCAGTCGCTCTGCCTGAACGTGGAGGTGCTGTCGTCCGACGGCGCCGCCATCGCGATGGCCGACGACGATGACGAGGACCTGGAGCGCGCCGCGGCCAACCTGGGTATCAACCTCTCGCGCAACGAGAGTGCGACGCTCGACGACCTCGCCAACTAA